The proteins below come from a single Saccharophagus degradans 2-40 genomic window:
- a CDS encoding right-handed parallel beta-helix repeat-containing protein — MKILCRGAITWAFMLMALNCLAQDCSLPEHGDLFVDKDWHSENNFVGEMDGKYPETGVAPFRTIQQMLDAIQPGQCGFVRASEEPYIELGKKPGEAVAGNTFMHGGESEEARVIVSGYPGERPVIDIQRQQDGAGHGVAGFLVARGNYITIRNFEIRNTTSSGIMMHHANTNEYITVENCHIHHSYGVDNIAGVRLDWCINCLVRNNVIHDTYKIASSDNVTTGEPVMFHSGVHGYRPGNTVIEHNLIYNVKKGVYQKEPHPDGLKSNVVRYNIFHDIDEVVFMLGNMGAGMTPSYGAEFHHNLLYNTEGGVTASFYEANGTSTGLKVYNNTAVNVKTFLGMSNVVGVSLYNNLFYEIGPYPALMVERPGDAPRKNGFDEIDYNLYYNTPVLSYLDRSLSTDQRFSTLSDWKLAAVDPVHTVELPSKIEQHGVYADPKFVSLTDRIFTPLSGSPAIAAGKGGSTIGAYGNGVRIGPDSTMVDEKIVKMRSPSIN; from the coding sequence ATGAAAATTTTATGTCGAGGGGCGATTACTTGGGCTTTTATGCTCATGGCTTTGAATTGCTTGGCGCAGGATTGCTCACTACCAGAGCATGGTGATTTGTTTGTCGACAAGGACTGGCACTCAGAAAATAATTTTGTTGGCGAAATGGATGGTAAATACCCTGAAACGGGTGTTGCTCCATTTCGAACAATTCAGCAAATGCTTGACGCGATCCAACCTGGACAGTGTGGGTTTGTGAGGGCTTCAGAAGAGCCTTACATTGAGCTGGGTAAAAAGCCTGGTGAAGCCGTTGCTGGTAATACCTTTATGCATGGTGGTGAGTCTGAGGAGGCGCGGGTAATTGTTTCCGGTTATCCTGGTGAGCGGCCAGTAATTGATATTCAACGTCAACAGGATGGGGCTGGCCATGGCGTTGCAGGCTTTCTTGTGGCTAGGGGCAATTACATAACCATCCGTAACTTTGAAATTAGAAATACGACAAGTTCTGGCATAATGATGCATCATGCTAATACTAATGAATATATTACGGTTGAGAACTGCCATATACATCATAGCTATGGAGTGGATAATATTGCCGGAGTTAGATTGGATTGGTGTATAAATTGCCTAGTACGAAACAATGTTATCCATGATACCTACAAGATTGCCTCTTCAGATAATGTCACTACAGGTGAGCCGGTAATGTTTCATTCTGGCGTTCACGGCTATCGGCCAGGGAACACAGTTATTGAACATAACTTGATTTATAACGTTAAAAAAGGGGTGTATCAGAAAGAACCACATCCTGATGGGCTCAAAAGTAATGTCGTAAGGTACAATATTTTTCATGATATAGATGAAGTGGTGTTCATGTTGGGTAACATGGGGGCGGGAATGACCCCTTCTTACGGGGCTGAGTTTCATCACAATTTACTTTACAACACTGAAGGTGGTGTAACCGCTAGCTTTTATGAAGCGAACGGGACGTCAACAGGCTTAAAGGTTTATAACAATACTGCCGTAAATGTTAAAACATTTTTGGGTATGTCAAATGTTGTTGGTGTATCTCTCTACAATAATTTGTTTTATGAAATTGGGCCATACCCAGCTTTGATGGTTGAGAGACCAGGGGACGCACCACGTAAAAATGGATTCGATGAAATAGACTACAATTTATATTACAACACCCCAGTTCTATCTTATTTGGATCGAAGTTTGAGTACCGATCAGAGGTTTTCAACACTAAGTGATTGGAAGTTAGCAGCCGTTGATCCTGTTCATACGGTAGAGCTTCCGTCTAAAATCGAGCAACATGGTGTATATGCCGACCCCAAATTCGTTTCTCTAACTGATCGTATTTTTACTCCGTTATCTGGTAGCCCAGCAATTGCTGCAGGAAAAGGAGGTAGCACAATCGGGGCCTATGGAAATGGCGTAAGAATAGGCCCAGATAGTACAATGGTAGACGAAAAAATAGTAAAAATGAGATCACCAAGTATTAATTAA
- a CDS encoding lipopolysaccharide biosynthesis protein produces MDYKKSVLSGFAWEASTKAIVQIMSWVSTIWVARLLSPDDYGIVAISGIFTGLCQMLAGMGLSSGVVNRNAITTGEVRSVFYLSLLSGAGLYLLLFAISAPVANWYNLPELAYVLRVAGTVVIISSIAIVPGAMIMRDLNFRYTALTNMGANFVLIISTLTLALIGMGFWSLILATLISQAFITVVYLCACKVNFKGWIKIKDILDVFGYSAKMLGSNLTAYANHQIGQIYSSSFLGQTSTGILQMAYTLAGLPMSKIGEIFDKVAFPSISRMKDDKEQASKIFLLMHRYLFMITCPMFIGIAIIAEEMITLLIGEKWLPAVVPLQLFCLLNIFRISGQLVPKVLAGMGNINASLKFQIITAIALIVALRIGVEYGLIGMLIAWLIAYPCVYVPLILDMRKTLNITLLEFLGSVYPSLIASAAMVGAVHLAVKSLTLEISLTTMFIKMAVGGATYLVAYCVVAPNDFKKLKQFVQKRPHTSTP; encoded by the coding sequence GTGGATTACAAAAAAAGCGTATTAAGTGGATTTGCCTGGGAAGCCAGCACCAAAGCTATTGTGCAAATTATGTCTTGGGTATCCACAATCTGGGTAGCGAGACTGCTTAGCCCAGACGACTACGGCATAGTTGCTATCTCTGGTATTTTCACAGGCCTTTGCCAAATGCTTGCCGGTATGGGGCTATCTTCTGGGGTAGTTAACCGCAATGCTATCACCACCGGCGAAGTGCGCTCAGTATTTTATTTATCGCTGCTATCTGGGGCAGGGCTTTACCTATTGTTATTTGCTATTAGCGCCCCTGTTGCCAACTGGTACAACCTACCTGAATTAGCCTACGTACTTCGCGTTGCAGGTACAGTAGTAATCATCTCTTCTATAGCTATAGTGCCCGGCGCGATGATAATGCGCGACCTTAATTTTCGCTACACAGCACTTACCAATATGGGCGCAAATTTTGTACTAATTATAAGTACATTAACACTCGCGCTTATAGGCATGGGGTTTTGGTCCCTAATTTTAGCCACACTCATTTCTCAGGCATTTATTACTGTAGTTTACCTTTGCGCTTGCAAAGTAAATTTTAAAGGCTGGATTAAAATAAAAGATATTTTAGATGTTTTTGGTTACAGCGCCAAAATGTTAGGTAGTAACCTAACAGCTTATGCCAACCATCAAATAGGCCAAATATATTCCAGTAGTTTTCTGGGTCAAACAAGCACAGGAATTTTGCAAATGGCCTACACCCTTGCGGGCTTACCCATGAGCAAAATAGGCGAGATATTCGACAAGGTTGCCTTCCCATCCATTTCGCGCATGAAAGACGACAAGGAACAAGCTAGCAAAATATTTTTATTAATGCACCGCTACTTGTTTATGATTACCTGCCCAATGTTTATTGGTATAGCAATAATTGCAGAAGAAATGATCACCCTGCTTATTGGCGAAAAATGGCTACCCGCCGTAGTACCGCTACAACTATTTTGCCTATTAAACATCTTTCGCATTAGCGGCCAACTTGTACCTAAAGTACTCGCAGGCATGGGTAATATTAACGCGTCGCTTAAATTTCAAATTATTACCGCCATTGCGCTTATTGTCGCACTGCGCATAGGCGTTGAGTATGGCCTAATAGGCATGCTTATAGCGTGGTTAATAGCCTACCCCTGTGTATACGTGCCTTTAATATTAGATATGCGCAAAACATTAAACATAACCCTTTTAGAATTCTTGGGCTCGGTTTACCCCTCGCTTATAGCCAGCGCGGCAATGGTTGGCGCAGTACACTTAGCGGTTAAATCACTCACTTTAGAAATTAGCCTGACCACCATGTTTATTAAAATGGCAGTAGGCGGTGCTACGTATTTAGTGGCTTACTGCGTAGTTGCACCAAACGATTTTAAAAAATTAAAACAATTTGTCCAAAAGCGTCCTCATACCTCAACACCGTAG
- a CDS encoding glycosyltransferase, translating to MKNIRLVSKSIYYILRNNIEDFIKLKMLRIIAWAIFCIGFITPRKMSRYNLWMLSHRVYPSSSVETFLINRKNVLLELSGPMIIPDKIIGDKVGKKRAIILKAPRFDSRLHVVEKGVLLIKFSTTFKFYLQNIDCEKLLECFHIVLEPSWAGYCLPEIIGWTKYDQKIIIECSEVQDYEFIKKLNSNLIPVRFGSSDWVDHRVFYPKETNKIYDVIYISNYNSIKRNHAYLKAIKNIRVPNFKAALVCNSWGDCKDNVQTLIDFYGLSKSLDVFEALKQSELNDLLNQSKLNVLLSLKEGSNRSIFESMFSGIPAIVLKDNVGVNKEYINCSTGKLIDSRNLEAEIIDVSDNYLDYSPRVWALENISTYATKRKLDEELKFLAEEEGLEWNMGTHLKVNIPEAHYFDDALAGQYPSSEELCDVFDLKFNPDERLKMVSELFEKY from the coding sequence ATGAAAAATATTAGATTAGTTAGTAAATCAATTTATTATATATTAAGAAATAACATTGAGGATTTTATAAAGCTTAAAATGCTTAGAATTATTGCTTGGGCTATTTTTTGCATTGGCTTTATAACTCCTAGAAAAATGTCACGATATAACCTTTGGATGTTATCTCATAGAGTGTATCCAAGTTCTAGTGTTGAAACATTCTTAATCAACCGAAAAAATGTGTTACTAGAGCTAAGTGGCCCTATGATTATCCCCGATAAAATCATCGGTGATAAAGTCGGAAAGAAAAGAGCGATTATCCTTAAAGCTCCTCGATTTGATTCTAGGTTGCATGTGGTGGAAAAGGGGGTGCTACTTATTAAATTTAGTACAACATTTAAATTCTACCTACAAAATATAGATTGTGAGAAGCTCTTGGAGTGTTTTCACATTGTTCTTGAGCCCAGCTGGGCTGGATATTGTTTGCCTGAAATTATCGGTTGGACGAAGTATGACCAGAAAATAATAATTGAATGTTCAGAAGTTCAAGATTACGAGTTTATCAAAAAATTAAATTCTAATTTAATCCCCGTGAGGTTTGGGTCGTCAGACTGGGTTGATCATAGAGTTTTCTATCCGAAGGAAACCAATAAAATATATGATGTGATTTATATTAGTAATTACAATAGTATCAAACGAAATCATGCATATTTAAAAGCGATAAAAAATATCCGAGTCCCAAATTTTAAGGCCGCTCTTGTATGTAATTCTTGGGGGGACTGTAAAGATAACGTACAAACTCTTATCGACTTTTATGGGTTATCGAAAAGTTTAGATGTTTTCGAGGCGCTGAAGCAATCAGAGCTTAATGACTTGTTGAACCAGAGTAAGCTAAATGTATTGCTTTCTTTGAAGGAGGGTAGCAATAGGTCTATTTTTGAATCTATGTTTTCTGGTATTCCTGCGATAGTTTTAAAAGATAACGTCGGCGTGAATAAGGAGTATATTAATTGCTCTACAGGAAAACTTATTGATTCCCGAAACTTAGAGGCCGAGATTATCGATGTGTCCGATAATTATCTTGACTACAGTCCTAGAGTATGGGCCTTGGAGAATATATCAACATATGCGACAAAGAGAAAATTAGACGAGGAGCTAAAATTTCTTGCTGAAGAAGAGGGCTTAGAGTGGAATATGGGAACTCATTTGAAAGTTAATATACCAGAGGCGCATTATTTTGATGATGCTTTAGCGGGCCAATATCCTTCTTCGGAGGAGCTATGTGATGTGTTTGATTTGAAATTTAATCCTGATGAAAGACTTAAAATGGTAAGTGAGTTATTTGAGAAGTATTAA
- a CDS encoding polysaccharide deacetylase family protein, translating into MANALKTLLINTLTSKLANNIGFKLANPFCSVFMLHRFAVDDQGIHGHDPALLKNTLEYLRKNKFNLLSAEQLSNYLIEGRPIPKRSVCFTLDDGFWDQAAVSAPIFAEYDCPATYFLTTRFLDDQCWMWDSKVEYLFDETPVEKLALLAQKYSINPQTPNFRSDLFNTLIAALKKCCEQDILATLASWAELVGTPIPQKAPAKYKAMSWDDANKLIKLGLKVGPHSVTHPIIANETEQDAQWQINQSWVELKAKIPEASPVFCYTVGRYGQDFGEREMAIVGNSELTSAYAADPGFVEAGKQDTITALKRYGYPADMLDFKQYATWLERAKDKLRGN; encoded by the coding sequence ATGGCGAATGCATTAAAAACGCTATTAATAAACACTTTAACCAGTAAATTAGCCAACAACATTGGTTTTAAATTGGCTAACCCATTTTGCTCTGTGTTTATGCTGCATCGCTTTGCCGTCGACGACCAAGGCATACACGGCCACGACCCGGCCTTACTAAAAAATACCCTCGAGTACCTTCGAAAAAATAAATTTAACCTACTAAGCGCAGAGCAGCTATCAAACTACCTTATAGAAGGGCGCCCTATACCTAAACGCAGCGTTTGCTTTACACTCGACGATGGTTTTTGGGATCAAGCAGCTGTTTCTGCACCTATTTTTGCAGAATATGACTGCCCCGCAACGTACTTTCTAACTACGCGCTTTCTTGATGACCAATGCTGGATGTGGGACTCTAAAGTTGAATACCTTTTTGACGAAACACCGGTTGAGAAGCTTGCATTACTCGCGCAAAAATATTCAATTAACCCCCAAACACCTAATTTTAGAAGTGACCTATTCAACACACTCATAGCAGCTCTAAAGAAATGCTGCGAACAAGACATACTAGCTACCTTAGCAAGCTGGGCAGAACTAGTAGGCACACCAATTCCTCAAAAAGCGCCGGCTAAGTACAAAGCTATGAGCTGGGATGACGCAAATAAACTAATTAAGCTTGGGCTAAAAGTAGGCCCACACTCTGTTACGCACCCCATTATTGCGAATGAAACCGAGCAAGATGCTCAATGGCAAATCAATCAGTCTTGGGTTGAATTAAAAGCGAAAATACCAGAGGCTTCCCCAGTATTTTGCTATACCGTAGGGCGCTACGGCCAAGATTTTGGCGAACGAGAAATGGCAATTGTAGGTAACAGTGAACTGACTAGCGCCTACGCCGCAGACCCAGGTTTTGTAGAAGCCGGCAAACAAGACACCATTACCGCGCTTAAACGGTACGGGTACCCAGCCGACATGTTAGATTTTAAGCAATATGCCACCTGGCTAGAGCGCGCCAAAGACAAATTACGCGGTAATTAA
- a CDS encoding O-antigen ligase family protein, whose product MKNNQLLYSHITTELADNEARTGWILLCLHIIFMYTRPQEIFTFLQPLRLPGIIALLLTFWVIKNFDKNLLKMPSISFVVKFGGLCLVSFLWSVHTISITIGITWLLQYLPVAIAVTLLVRNLKKYKVFISLWCISHFFVFLIIFKNGGKGSGDFLADENDAALGVAMVLPIILYFSYWPNITPKHKFLLKTLFLIACVAIIATRSRGGLLGLVSAAGMLWLFSKSKLKILFTGSLLVLLAGSILLSYLPEGYLEDVQGISDPNDSTRSERIETWEISWIMFKDNPIWGVGAGNFPWNVNSYQDQASWWYPDARSLHGRQTHSLYFQLLADLALVGMLIYITFIITTASRLFKTQRSIFKSQNPDPNLIGLGLMCKALYISIFPFLVSGAFISVGYYPHIVMWGTLSYATLATIETITKKCN is encoded by the coding sequence GTGAAAAACAATCAACTTCTCTACTCTCATATTACTACTGAACTTGCTGATAACGAAGCTCGGACTGGCTGGATTCTTCTTTGTTTACATATAATATTTATGTATACAAGACCACAAGAGATATTCACGTTCCTCCAGCCCCTCCGACTACCAGGCATCATCGCGCTTTTACTGACTTTTTGGGTCATAAAAAACTTCGATAAAAACCTTCTCAAGATGCCATCTATAAGTTTTGTTGTAAAGTTTGGAGGGCTTTGCCTAGTAAGTTTTTTGTGGTCGGTTCATACCATTTCAATAACAATTGGTATCACCTGGCTTCTCCAATATTTACCAGTTGCAATCGCAGTGACGCTGTTAGTTCGTAACTTAAAAAAATACAAAGTATTTATTAGTTTATGGTGCATATCTCATTTTTTCGTATTTTTAATAATATTTAAAAATGGCGGGAAAGGCTCCGGCGACTTTTTAGCCGATGAAAATGATGCAGCCTTAGGTGTTGCCATGGTATTACCAATAATACTTTATTTTTCCTATTGGCCAAATATCACACCTAAACATAAGTTCCTATTAAAAACGCTTTTTTTAATAGCATGTGTTGCAATTATTGCTACGCGCTCTAGAGGGGGGCTATTAGGCCTTGTAAGCGCTGCAGGTATGCTCTGGTTATTCTCTAAATCTAAACTGAAAATACTTTTCACTGGGTCTTTATTAGTACTTTTGGCAGGGTCAATACTCCTAAGCTATTTACCGGAAGGATATTTAGAGGATGTACAAGGTATATCCGACCCAAACGATAGCACTCGAAGCGAAAGAATCGAAACATGGGAAATCTCATGGATAATGTTTAAAGACAACCCAATTTGGGGAGTTGGTGCAGGTAATTTTCCGTGGAACGTAAATAGCTATCAGGATCAGGCTAGCTGGTGGTACCCAGACGCGAGATCCCTCCATGGACGACAAACGCATTCATTATATTTTCAGCTTTTGGCCGATCTAGCACTTGTCGGTATGTTAATCTACATTACATTTATTATTACGACTGCAAGCAGATTATTTAAAACTCAAAGGTCAATTTTCAAATCTCAAAATCCTGACCCTAATCTAATAGGGCTTGGCCTAATGTGTAAGGCACTTTATATATCAATTTTTCCTTTTTTGGTATCTGGCGCGTTTATCTCTGTAGGCTACTATCCCCACATCGTAATGTGGGGAACATTAAGTTATGCGACGTTAGCAACAATTGAAACCATCACGAAAAAGTGTAACTAA
- a CDS encoding acyltransferase family protein: MSINGQLNKLSQIDSLRGVAILMVIVTHVCPRTIDVHSFIASLCVYGRMGVQLFFVMSALTLCLSMKARSNEGNALTKFYVRRFFRIAPVYYFGIALYTTISVYQNSLGNVDFSDIFFHLTLTHAFSMDSFLSVVPGGWSIGVECAFYLVFPLLYKYLVDSDGYFRLIIGYVVAIICGVISVQILALFFRIKEDPWEISYWNMFSQLPVFMAGLLLYKLYNISVMRGRSMLILWGGFLFCTILSLLSYKIKFPFHVTLITVFSSLSFVFLYFIFERKRYLNPVFLQNIGRASYSMYIFHFVVMWGYFYLINKFNFNTPSPGINLIIHFSIVVWFTYLISSLSMKLLENNFILLGKRVINRMN, from the coding sequence TTGTCTATAAATGGGCAGTTAAACAAACTAAGCCAGATTGATTCTTTACGTGGTGTGGCTATTCTAATGGTGATTGTTACCCATGTTTGCCCAAGAACAATAGATGTTCACTCTTTTATAGCAAGTTTATGTGTTTACGGTAGGATGGGAGTTCAGCTATTCTTTGTAATGTCCGCGCTTACTCTTTGCCTATCAATGAAAGCTCGGTCTAATGAGGGTAATGCGTTAACGAAGTTTTATGTTCGACGCTTTTTTCGAATAGCACCTGTTTATTATTTTGGAATAGCTCTATATACGACTATAAGTGTATATCAAAATTCTCTCGGAAACGTCGATTTTTCAGATATTTTCTTTCATCTAACTTTAACTCATGCGTTTTCTATGGACTCATTTCTTTCAGTAGTTCCTGGTGGATGGTCAATAGGAGTTGAGTGTGCGTTCTATTTAGTGTTTCCACTTTTATATAAATATTTGGTTGATAGCGATGGTTATTTTAGGCTGATTATTGGTTACGTTGTTGCAATCATATGTGGAGTAATAAGTGTTCAGATACTGGCGTTATTTTTCCGAATTAAGGAGGACCCATGGGAGATATCCTATTGGAATATGTTTTCCCAGTTGCCAGTTTTTATGGCAGGGTTATTACTTTATAAGCTGTATAATATTAGTGTGATGAGGGGGCGCTCGATGTTGATTCTATGGGGCGGATTTTTGTTTTGTACTATACTCTCTCTACTAAGCTATAAGATTAAGTTTCCATTTCATGTCACTTTAATTACAGTTTTTTCGTCGCTATCCTTTGTGTTTCTTTATTTTATTTTCGAACGTAAGCGCTATTTGAATCCTGTTTTTTTGCAAAATATCGGTAGAGCTTCTTATTCGATGTATATCTTCCACTTTGTCGTAATGTGGGGGTACTTCTATCTAATAAATAAATTTAATTTCAACACGCCGTCTCCCGGTATTAACTTAATTATTCATTTTTCTATAGTTGTTTGGTTTACCTATCTGATTTCGTCGCTTTCTATGAAGTTATTAGAGAATAACTTCATTCTCCTGGGGAAAAGGGTGATCAATCGGATGAATTGA
- a CDS encoding GMC oxidoreductase — protein MKYDLVIVGTGFASSFFLKRYLERFPAKRILVLELGSKLTHRWRVENRPEDDYSGVVSDKDYRKLINNHTPEKPWVYTPGFGGGSNCWWAVSPRLLPNDFKIKTLYGVGQDWPISYEELEPYYCDAEDIMQIAGPSEHTPFPRSRSYPQPPHNFTSVDKLIKQHYPNEFYNAPCARPSLGTPNRPKCCATGVCNLCPIDSKFTVLNELSHIYQHPSVTLQTNSQVISLDHSNGVVSKAIYLDEQDKRHEVEADLFMLGANPLFNSHILLGSNIDNANIGKGLAEHVGLGVEVNLINQSNLDGGTALTGHGYFLYDGEHRKDRAACIVETFNTPHIRLERGKYTHRLGMKFVFEELYAPESTVSLSSNIRIPDVHYAGHTQYLHNGVDHIKNNFEQYFGFLPIEDYEFSEILPAEGHILGTHLMGNDPSDSVVNKHGFVHGMKNLLVLGAGSFSAMSPANPSLTVSAVALKSASEL, from the coding sequence ATGAAATATGATTTAGTTATAGTAGGTACTGGCTTTGCCAGCAGCTTTTTTTTAAAGCGTTATTTAGAGCGGTTTCCTGCCAAACGAATTCTAGTATTAGAGCTAGGCAGCAAGCTCACCCACCGCTGGCGTGTAGAGAACCGGCCTGAGGACGACTACAGCGGCGTGGTATCAGATAAAGACTATCGCAAACTTATTAATAACCACACACCCGAAAAGCCCTGGGTATATACGCCCGGCTTCGGTGGCGGTTCAAATTGCTGGTGGGCGGTATCCCCTCGCCTGCTGCCCAACGACTTTAAAATAAAAACACTTTACGGCGTAGGCCAAGACTGGCCCATAAGCTACGAAGAGCTCGAACCATACTATTGCGACGCAGAAGATATAATGCAAATTGCAGGGCCAAGCGAGCATACCCCCTTCCCAAGAAGCCGCTCATACCCGCAGCCGCCTCATAATTTTACCAGTGTAGATAAGCTCATTAAGCAGCACTACCCAAATGAATTTTATAACGCACCGTGCGCTAGACCAAGCTTGGGCACGCCCAACAGGCCTAAATGCTGCGCTACAGGTGTATGCAACCTTTGCCCCATAGACTCGAAATTTACAGTACTAAATGAATTAAGCCACATTTATCAGCACCCCAGTGTAACCTTACAAACCAACAGCCAAGTCATTTCGCTAGATCACAGCAACGGTGTTGTAAGTAAAGCTATCTATTTAGACGAGCAAGACAAGCGACACGAAGTAGAAGCAGATCTATTTATGTTAGGTGCCAACCCATTGTTCAACTCGCATATATTGTTAGGCTCTAATATTGATAACGCCAATATAGGCAAAGGATTAGCAGAGCACGTTGGCCTAGGGGTGGAAGTAAACCTAATAAACCAATCAAACCTAGACGGTGGCACAGCCCTTACGGGCCACGGTTACTTCCTTTATGATGGGGAACATAGAAAAGATCGAGCGGCTTGTATAGTGGAGACATTTAACACGCCACACATACGCTTAGAGCGCGGTAAGTACACACACCGGCTAGGCATGAAGTTTGTTTTCGAAGAATTATACGCGCCTGAAAGTACGGTTTCGCTTTCAAGTAACATTCGCATACCTGATGTACATTATGCAGGCCATACGCAATACTTACACAATGGCGTAGACCACATTAAAAACAACTTCGAGCAATACTTTGGCTTTTTACCAATAGAAGATTACGAGTTTTCCGAAATACTTCCCGCAGAAGGGCACATACTAGGCACCCATTTAATGGGCAACGACCCTAGCGATTCAGTAGTAAACAAGCACGGCTTTGTACACGGCATGAAAAACTTATTGGTACTTGGGGCCGGCAGCTTCTCTGCCATGTCACCAGCAAATCCAAGCCTTACCGTTTCTGCGGTAGCATTAAAAAGCGCCAGCGAGCTATAG
- a CDS encoding glycosyltransferase family 4 protein, translating into MTKYVRMKDHYSGDILGTTNKKQFKHYEEDGFLFVTSYLSDRLSRIKLLVTLKFLLHATCTAIYRHYFVKKYDLIIAREPILAGPLALLIKLFTGAKLITELNGNYVSPVVWEDIENKFIRNLKLGYSKKAIPFVLKRSNGIKLLYPSQITPYLSEEEQRKHTISCFHEYTPISEFHKSTVEEDFIMTMGYPYNIKGFDILVSAFDKIAHKFPTTQVHLIGYLETADRQYLESLHSHPDQIKLLKPLEYDAAMEKISKTKCFVLASRTEAMGRVLLESMAHGKPVIGSTADGIPTYIRDGVNGYVFASGNVDQLAEKLEVMLSSGSKRKMLGDAGYEIVMAELSEQQYLERYGALIENACGDGKKK; encoded by the coding sequence ATGACTAAATACGTTCGAATGAAAGATCATTACAGTGGAGATATACTCGGTACCACCAATAAAAAGCAATTTAAACACTACGAAGAAGATGGCTTTTTATTTGTAACTTCTTACCTATCCGATAGATTAAGCAGAATTAAGCTGCTAGTAACGTTAAAGTTTCTATTGCACGCCACCTGTACAGCTATCTATCGCCATTATTTTGTTAAAAAATACGATTTAATTATAGCGAGGGAACCAATATTAGCAGGCCCGCTAGCGCTATTAATTAAACTGTTTACTGGGGCAAAATTAATAACCGAGCTTAACGGCAACTACGTAAGCCCGGTAGTGTGGGAAGATATAGAAAACAAATTTATTAGAAACTTAAAACTGGGTTACTCTAAAAAGGCTATTCCCTTTGTATTAAAACGTAGTAATGGTATTAAGTTACTGTACCCTTCGCAAATTACTCCGTATCTGTCTGAAGAAGAACAACGCAAGCACACAATTAGTTGCTTTCACGAATATACGCCCATTTCTGAATTTCATAAAAGCACTGTCGAAGAAGACTTTATTATGACTATGGGCTATCCATACAATATTAAAGGCTTCGATATACTTGTATCTGCCTTCGACAAAATAGCCCATAAATTCCCAACAACTCAGGTGCACCTAATAGGGTACTTAGAAACTGCAGATAGGCAGTACTTAGAATCGCTACATTCTCACCCAGACCAAATAAAGCTGTTAAAGCCGTTAGAGTACGATGCGGCAATGGAAAAAATAAGCAAAACAAAATGCTTTGTGCTTGCTTCACGTACAGAGGCAATGGGGCGCGTATTGCTTGAATCTATGGCCCACGGCAAGCCGGTTATTGGTTCCACTGCAGATGGTATACCCACATATATTCGCGATGGGGTTAATGGCTACGTTTTTGCAAGCGGTAACGTAGATCAACTAGCGGAAAAACTTGAGGTAATGTTGTCTAGCGGTAGTAAACGCAAGATGTTAGGTGATGCAGGCTACGAAATTGTAATGGCTGAGTTGAGTGAACAACAATATTTAGAGCGCTATGGTGCATTGATAGAAAACGCATGTGGCGACGGAAAGAAAAAATAA